In Lodderomyces elongisporus chromosome 2, complete sequence, the following proteins share a genomic window:
- the CCP1 gene encoding heme peroxidase (CAZy:AA2), producing the protein MASAVVGKYVSSLFFSLKLHHAIPRNVSSPIFGARISRGLLNSSGVCNSLKFTQIRSNSTSVNNDKSTDGGNETNANVHKGPKFASAPVGPSSNYTIKIAKVPEGKTQKDYQEVYNDIAAKLAAFPHYDKDDGYYAVLVRMAFHLSGTYSKGDNTGGSYGGTMIFPPEEMDFQNNGLQIARSFLDQFLYKYPWISRGDLWTLAGVCAVQECGGPKVEWAPGRVNDNKGVFVPPNGRIPDGGGDGAYVRKTFARMGLGDRETVALIGAHVLGRCHVHNTGYDGPWGDDVNRFTNDFFQRLLQKWHIKNWSGRKQYEDDETNQYMMLPTDMSLKTNDYFRKYVELYAKDKKAWFDDFSAAFAKLLALGITYPEDTKVMVFPTLEDQAGDPEIWTDD; encoded by the coding sequence ATGGCTAGTGCAGTGGTTGGAAAGTACGTTagctctttatttttttctttgaaacTCCACCATGCAATCCCAAGAAATGTTTCGTCACCAATCTTTGGTGCAAGAATATCACGAGGGTTGTTGAATAGTAGTGGTGTTTGCAATTCTCTCAAATTTACACAGATAAGATCTAACCTGACAAGCGTTAACAACGACAAAAGCACCGATGGGGGAAATGAAACAAACGCAAACGTACACAAAGGTCCCAAGTTTGCTTCAGCTCCAGTAGGACCATCATCGAACTACACTATCAAAATTGCTAAAGTTCCAGAAGGCAAGACACAAAAAGATTACCAAGAGGTTTACAATGATATTGCTGCGAAATTGGCGGCATTCCCACATTACGATAAAGATGACGGGTATTATGCTGTTTTGGTCCGTATGGCTTTCCATTTGAGCGGAACATACTCCAAGGGAGACAACACGGGAGGCTCGTATGGGGGTACAATGATATTTCCGCCGGAGGAGATGGATTTCCAAAACAATGGTTTGCAAATTGCGAGGAGCTTTTTGGACCAATTTCTTTACAAGTATCCTTGGATTTCAAGAGGCGATTTATGGACACTTGCTGGTGTTTGTGCTGTACAGGAATGTGGCGGTCCAAAGGTTGAATGGGCTCCTGGTAGAGTCAATGACAATAAGGGAGTATTTGTCCCTCCCAACGGCAGGATTCCCGATGGAGGAGGGGACGGTGCTTACGTAAGAAAAACATTTGCAAGAATGGGACTTGGCGATAGGGAAACTGTTGCACTAATTGGAGCGCACGTGTTGGGACGGTGCCATGTTCACAATACCGGATACGATGGTCCATGGGGCGATGACGTTAACAGGTTCACTAATGATTTTTTCCAGAGATTGCTTCAGAAATGGCACATCAAGAATTGGTCCGGTAGAAAGCAGTATGAAGACGATGAGACCAATCAGTACATGATGTTGCCTACAGATATGTCATTAAAAACCAATGACTATTTCAGGAAATATGTAGAATTATATGCAAAGGATAAAAAGGCTTGGTTTGATGATTTTAGTGCAGCATTTGCGAAATTGCTCGCATTGGGAATCACATATCCAGAAGATACCAAAGTCATGGTTTTCCCCACTTTAGAGGATCAAGCAGGAGATCCAGAGATTTGGACCGATGATTAG
- the HRT1 gene encoding RING-box protein hrt1 (BUSCO:EOG09265AT5), translating into MAEDDRMDIDEVEKPKEVSKTSKPKFEVKKWTAVAFWSWDIQIENCAICRNHLMEPCIECQPNSMANGGEECIAAWGMCNHAFHLHCIKRWLKTRNACPLDNTEWVYQKFGK; encoded by the exons ATGGCGGAAGATGACAGGATGGATATAGACG AGGTTGAAAAGCCAAAGGAGGTATCGAAGACTTCAAAACCTAAATttgaagtaaaaaaatggaCAGCTGTGGCATTTTGGTCCTGGG ATATTCAGATTGAAAATTGTGCAATTTGCAGAAATCATTTGATGGAACCATGTATTGAATGCCAACCCAATTCGATGGCTAATGGAGGCGAGGAATGTATTGCCGCATGGGGAATGTGTAATCACGCTTTCCATCTACATTGCATCAAGAGATGGCTAAAGACGAGAAATGCTTGTCCTTTGGACAATACAGAGTGGGTTTATCAGAAGTTTGGAAAGTAG
- the PHA2 gene encoding prephenate dehydratase — protein sequence MKIAFLGPEGTYTHQAVIQQFGTFQLEISPKKSIDACFEAINAREVDFAIVPFENSTNGQVVFTYDLLRDWFFDNDKDCHFRIVGEQFVSIHHNLLSNVPVDKIKTIYSHPQVWTQVKSFLKKLGPDVIKVDVGSTSQAAELVSQSKEQNVAAISSSMSAKLYNLPIEEFGIEDKSDNTTRFLILGYSKPPEQILEKGAEKQENTESEKKGSTSYGRITSLMFTLPGDNPGALCDVLVKFKEHGINLVSINSRPANMQAWQYVFFVESSEIEDPLILKDIENSCLTLVNLGTFNRNWRYATKLEDTRK from the exons ATGAAAATTGCATTTTTGGGCCCTGAAGGCACCTATACACATCAA GCTGTCATACAACAATTTGGTACCTTTCAATTAGAAATTTCTCCCAAAAAGTCAATCGACGCATGCTTTGAAGCCATTAATGCACGCGAAGTAGATTTTGCCATAGTACCATTTGAAAATTCCACCAATGGACAAGTTGTATTCACGTACGACCTTTTACGTGATTGGTTTTTTGACAATGACAAAGACTGCCATTTTCGGATTGTGGGGGAACAATTTGTTTCTATTCATCATAACTTACTCAGTAATGTTCCAGTAGATAAGATCAAAACCATTTATTCACACCCACAAGTGTGGACACAGGTCAAATCATTCCTCAAAAAACTTGGCCCCGATGTAATCAAGGTTGATGTGGGTTCAACTTCACAGGCTGCTGAATTGGTGAGCCAAagcaaagaacaaaacgTAGCAGCCATATCATCACTGATGAGCGCAAAGCTATACAATTTGCCCATCGAAGAATTTGGAATTGAAGACAAGTCCGATAACACCACGAGGTTCCTAATTCTAGGCTATTCGAAACCACCAGAGCAAATTTTGGAGAAGGGAGCCGAGAAGCAAGAAAATACTGAATCAGAGAAGAAGGGTAGTACAAGTTACGGAAGAATCACATCGTTGATGTTCACATTACCTGGTGATAACCCCGGTGCCTTGTGCGATGTGTTAGTAAAGTTTAAAGAGCACGGTATTAACCTTGTCTCAATAAACTCACGACCGGCCAATATGCAAGCTTGGCAATACGTTTTCTTTGTAGAATCTTCAGAGATTGAAGATCCACTTATTCTAAAAGATATCGAAAATTCATGCTTGACATTGGTGAATTTGGGAACATTTAATCGAAACTGGCGATACGCCACGAAACTAGAAGATACTCGGAAATga
- the MED7 gene encoding Mediator of RNA polymerase II transcription subunit 7 (BUSCO:EOG0926587S) codes for MSNDEDLISSLYPPPPPFVKFFTPENLTKLQAWKDQQEQEKQQELQESLASQGEENDSALPPGELQFLIPPSKPSGSQYRGYGNIWSFEDAFPSLKDTQWPQLYDSSNLDSRGKIAELHKIMDSLLLNFLELVGVLSVDPSQFENKVKDMSALLINFNHLLNTYRPHQSRESLIMMLKNKINDKNSEIQEIDRVCEDVKRKIRALVQDAQELVSIDPGVEEEDEQDDNVEINKNVKL; via the coding sequence ATGTCCAATGATGAGGATTTGATATCTTCGCTATATCCACCACCGCCGCCATTTGTGAAATTCTTTACACCGGAGAATCTAACAAAATTACAAGCATGGAAAGaccaacaagaacaagaaaaacaacaagaacttCAAGAATCTTTGGCATCTCAGGGTGAGGAAAACGACTCAGCTCTACCGCCAGGGGAATTGCAATTCTTGATTCCTCCTTCAAAACCATCTGGCTCGCAATATCGCGGGTATGGTAATATCTGGTCATTCGAGGACGCATTCCCGTCATTAAAAGATACACAGTGGCCACAACTATATGATAGCCTGAACTTGGATTCGCGAGGCAAGATAGCCGAATTGCACAAGATTATGGACTCTTTGTTGCTTAATTTTTTGGAGTTGGTTGGTGTCCTAAGTGTTGACCCGCTGCagtttgaaaataaagttAAGGATATGAGTGCTTTAttgatcaatttcaatCATTTGTTAAATACATACAGACCACATCAGAGTCGTGAGAGTTTGATAATgatgttgaaaaacaaaattaatgACAAGAATCTGGAAATTCAAGAGATTGATCGAGTGTGCGAGGATGTAAAGAGAAAGATTAGAGCATTGGTCCAAGATGCACAAGAATTGGTTTCCATCGACCCCGGGgtagaggaagaagatgaacAGGACGATAATGTAGAGATTAACAAGAATGTTAAATTATAG
- the RPL9B gene encoding 60S ribosomal protein L9B, producing the protein MKYIQTDQILEIPEGVTVDIKARVVKVTGPRGELTKNLKHIDVAFSKISNRAVKITVHNGDRKHVAALRTVKSLIANLITGVTKGYKYKMRFVYAHFPINVNIIEQDGAKFVEIRNFLGEKRVRQIKITEGVTMELSTAQKDELIVTGNSLEDVSQNCADIQQICRVRNKDIRKFLDGIYVSEKGTIVEDI; encoded by the coding sequence ATGAAGTACATCCAAACCGATCAAATCTTAGAAATCCCAGAAGGTGTTACCGTTGACATCAAGGCTAGAGTCGTCAAGGTCACTGGTCCAAGAGGTGAATTGACCAAGAACTTGAAGCACATTGATGTTGCTTTCTCCAAAATCTCAAACAGAGCTGTCAAGATCACTGTTCACAACGGTGACAGAAAGCACGTTGCTGCTTTGAGAACTGTCAAATCTTTGATTGCTAACTTGATCACTGGTGTTACTAAGGGTTACAAGTACAAGATGAGATTTGTTTACGCGCATTTCCCAATCAATGTCAACATTATTGAACAAGATGGTGctaaatttgttgaaatcaGAAACTTCTTGGGTGAAAAGAGAGTTAGACAAATTAAAATCACTGAAGGTGTCACTATGGAATTGTCCACTGCTCAAAAGGATGAGTTGATTGTTACTGGTAACTCATTGGAAGATGTTTCACAAAACTGTGCTGACATCCAACAAATCTGTCGTGTCAGAAACAAGGATATCCGTAAGTTCTTGGATGGTATTTACGTTTCCGAAAAAGGTACTATTGTTGAAGATATCTAA
- the APL2 gene encoding beta-adaptin translates to MNSKSLNKNFYKVNSIVERKLRKFLTGPKKGETFELKNGLVSQYKHERKDAIQRVIQAMTVGKDVSSLFPDVLKNIATYDLEQKKLVYLYLMNYAKTHPELCILAVNTFVQDTEDPNPLIRALAIRTMGCIRVAKMVDYMEIPLSRTLKDENPYVRKTAAICVAKLFDLNPEMCVEFGFLDDLKKLMSDGNPMVVANSINALFEIRDMNQDPNLTILKINSEVVKNLLLCLNECTEWGRITILTTLTEYNTQGKPDEANHIIERVIPQLQHVNPSVVLSSIKAILCHVESINMTLQRQTILKKLSAPLVSLVSSSIPEAQYVGLKNIRIILEKYPNILSKELRVFFIKYSDPLYLKLEKLEIMVRLANESNSELLLSELREYAMEFEPALVSKAIKSIGTVAIKLKESVVKAINLLNDIIDQRGGDLIITESVVQLTNVLRRYPNKGDIASLIIPIISNHAAELDNNDALAGFVWILGQYPKYFTALHEKLQALIDGFLEYDSLLQLNILTTIVKINLEFPGNKYSSLLQKVLDLATKECENADVRDKAYIYWRLLSSSTSESLQKNIILTKLPPIESTIPAFNPTLLETLMKELSTLSSVYYKPAKTFIDPKAYFSVVSHTQNGEDLDELKAVAKQEIIQNSRNEDLLNFDDDDDGDDDGDGGDGAEFIAENGNKNNLSVNDLLSDLNDLFSKPIGTTGDINASTSASVPSSQGGAASNVDIMELFNSAPTSKQNSGNPQPKQTGTNNDLLDLF, encoded by the coding sequence ATGAATAGCAAGAGTCTTAACAAAAACTTCTACAAAGTCAACAGTATAGTCGAGCGGAAGCTTCGTAAATTTTTGACGGGCCCCAAAAAAGGTGAGACATTTGAGTTGAAGAACGGCTTGGTCTCCCAGTATAAGCATGAACGTAAAGATGCTATTCAGCGAGTGATCCAAGCAATGACAGTTGGTAAAGATGTATCCTCCTTGTTTCCTGATGTCTTGAAAAACATTGCCACTTATGACTTGGAGCAAAAGAAGTTGGTATATCTTTACTTGATGAACTATGCAAAGACACATCCAGAATTGTGTATCTTGGCAGTAAACACGTTTGTTCAGGATACAGAGGATCCGAATCCGTTGATAAGGGCATTGGCAATTAGAACTATGGGCTGCATCAGAGTTGCAAAGATGGTAGATTACATGGAAATCCCCTTAAGCCGAACTTTGAAAGATGAGAATCCATACGTCAGGAAAACTGCAGCTATCTGTGTAGCCAAATTGTTTGACCTCAACCCTGAGATGTGTGTTGAGTTTGGATTTTTGGACGatttaaagaaattgatgtCTGATGGAAACCCCATGGTTGTGGCCAACTCAATAAATGCATTGTTTGAAATTAGGGATATGAATCAGGATCCAAATTTGACTATATTGAAGATAAACAGCGAAGTTGTGAAGAATCTTTTGTTGTGCTTGAACGAGTGCACTGAGTGGGGTAGAATTACAATATTGACAACTTTAACGGAATATAATACTCAAGGAAAACCAGACGAGGCAAACCATATTATTGAAAGGGTTATACCACAGCTACAGCATGTGAATCCCTCTGTTGTGTTGAGTTCCATCAAGGCAATCCTCTGCCATGTTGAAAGCATCAATATGACTTTGCAACGTCAAACCATTTTGAAGAAGTTATCTGCACCCTTGGTGTCTTTGGTGAGTTCTTCCATTCCTGAAGCTCAATATGTTGGATTGAAAAATATTCGCAttattttggaaaagtatCCAAATATTTTGTCCAAAGAATTGCGAGTGTTCTTCATCAAGTACTCTGATCCGTTGTACTTGAAGTTggagaaattggaaattatGGTGCGTTTGGCAAATGAAAGCAATAGTGAATTGCTCTTGAGTGAATTACGTGAATATGCAATGGAGTTTGAGCCTGCTTTGGTAAGCAAGGCCATCAAGTCTATCGGCACAGTTGCAatcaaattaaaagaatCTGTGGTTAAAGCCATCAACCTCTTAAATGATATCATAGACCAAAGAGGTGGCGATCTCATCATCACTGAATCTGTGGTTCAATTGACCAATGTGCTTAGACGATATCCAAATAAAGGTGATATTGCTTCATTGATCATTCCTATAATTTCAAACCACGCTGCAGAACTTGATAACAATGACGCCTTGGCAGGATTTGTCTGGATCTTGGGACAATATCCAAAATATTTTACCGCTTTGCACGAAAAATTACAAGCATTAATTGATGGGTTCTTGGAATACGATTCTCTATTACAACTAAACATACTTACTACAATAGTGAAAATCAACTTGGAGTTTCCCGGAAACAAATACTCCTCATTGCTTCAAAAAGTATTGGACTTGGCCACCAAGGAGTGTGAAAATGCCGATGTAAGAGACAAggcttatatatattggaGATTATTATCTTCGTCTACATCAGAATCTTTACAGAAAAATATCATTCTTACCAAATTGCCGCCAATAGAGTCTACAATACCAGCATTCAACCCAACTTTGCTCGAAACATTGATGAAAGAATTGTCAACTTTATCCTCGGTTTATTATAAGCCTGCCAAAACATTTATTGATCCTAAAGCGTATTTTAGCGTTGTGAGTCACACTCAGAATGGTGAGGATTTGGACGAATTGAAAGCAGTTGCTAAACAGGAAATTATTCAAAATTCGAGGAACGAAGATTTGTTAaactttgatgatgatgatgatggtgatgatgatggtgatggtggtgatggtgcgGAGTTCATTGCcgaaaatggaaataagAACAACCTCAGCGTCAATGATCTTCTTAGTGATTTGAACGACTTGTTCAGCAAGCCTATTGGTACCACTGGTGACATTAATGCCTCTACGTCTGCCTCTGTCCCCTCGTCACAAGGAGGAGCTGCGTCGAATGTCGACATAATGGAGTTATTTAATAGTGCACCTACGTCAAAGCAAAATTCAGGAAATCCTCAACCAAAGCAAACAGGTACTAATAACGATCTTTTAgatttattttaa